NNNNNNNNNNNNNNNNNNNNNNNNNNNNNNNNNNNNNNNNNNNNNNNNNNNNNNNNNNNNNNNNNNNNNNNNNNNNNNNNNNNNNNNNNNNNNNNNNNNNNNNNNNNNNNNNNNNNNNNNNNNNNNNNNNNNNNNNNNNNNaggagctgttatctcctccaacagtgtgggtttgcaaaactccgcttcaagattggccaagccaacttcacactcaacgatggcagaaggtgttttggaaagttcattaccacaggaagaacaaattatgcacgaaggcatatcaacatcaaaggtatcagctagcctattacaaggcaacatggtgcccataataatataattgtttttcacaaaggagaggcagttttaaagccggcttccggttcaagcttggtcaccagcctggcctgatggttgtgggtcatcctacgccgcttcagcctccgtttctctactcagtggctggaaatccacagttgtccagttgattcccattaatgcttgaaaaacagcttcatcatggatcagcaatgacgggtcaatatcgggagcgtaagtatgcttacggattggagggatcagattttccgattcatggataggtgcagctattcgcttgttctgactgtcatattgtgcttgataatgagacaagtatgCTTCTtcagccaactgacaagctagcGGGCGTACCTCCCGGCTTATTGCTCGCAGATCtggttcaccaaattctgacccgtcttccttcaagctgggacagCCCTGAACCgcctcaataggatcaaaatccggcacccaggcttttgcccggattaaggcattgattgcactggttcgagcagcagatttcttcagctcttcaacccgggaaggaagcactgacagtttcatcagtgtatcttgaatcaaagtgggcgccggtttgttatgagatgcggtacagatgatctgctgggcaccagtatacaattgttcaaccaatgtataggcggctttcaatttcttccgcacatctgaccccaagtgaccaatgcgtgtccctgaaataccataaagggttaataaaccggcgactctgtaagaaggcagagccaattcagaaggcaagctggcttaccaaagatagcagtggtcatggcatgcacgtgccgctttatgctggtcagttcatcctccactggttttagtgcagcatcggcatcctctgctcgtttgatcaaagcggactttttagTGGCCCAATCCGCCTGTTTCtttttgaagttctccttaagttgttccatggcgcttaaagcactggccaattcctcttttgctttggaggtttcagcctgttgggttttcaggttttcttggagatcggtgacttggttttctttcgtcttcagctccgcctgcatgcatacagatatatgcttcaacaaatcgatataaggattcaagtaccaaccacataacaagttatgcacttagcacttgggggctaatgcatattcgatcttcatctttcaattgtttacaaagtcccaagatcaatacaagtattcaacttggcacttgggggctaatggctatttgctcatatatattctgatgcggcagtttcaattacttaaagtaccggtttaactacgctaagttgaacctgcccttgggggctacatcagcgaatttcaaagcatcaagatttataaagtcccggtttgaaagaatattgcaaaccggcccttgggggctaggagagtcagcaagaatggaagcatacaagcaggaaggagcatatggaagttacctcatatttatctttcatcatattaaccagaccggcttcatagtcgcgactggtatacagccggttcagatagccggaatggatatcttgggcgttcagagcagcataagtcgtCAGATTAGTGTTCCACtttcctttgccaaaggcagcaacttcctccttggcagaatgtttggataaagcgacatgattgcttggctcagtatggccagtgccagtaatgacaacctcatcatcgttGATACCGccgggttgcactggagctgttggcttgtcagtaggttttgctggaccggtggagctttcaatccggatggaacctgtgggctgattgacaggacctgaggtatcagtaggtctctcttcagcaataggaTCATCATcctgctgcggtggatcgttgggaatatcctcaggaatagccgcttcaacattgggtgtcttgcctgcttcaagaatgacatcttcttcgggcGCTTTATCCagacgggccttcttgcttggcctaggtttggccctgagaataataataaaatcaaatatagcatatgttctaaggcgatgtactgcaaacatcacaagaagtatagcttacccaagcaccgttttaagcggtgggagctgagtagctgaTGACTCGACAGAAgaggagtgggaagtaacctggtaatcggagtcagacggattaagaggttgacgaaagcagcccgctttaggacaagcactgacaagcaaattagagacctctgaatggtgTTTCCaaaccggactattcggtaaaccggcggaggtaactacctggccgttgtgccgggttgtgcgacgagcttcgtgttgttgggtcttcataagaaatttaggatccaaataagcaagaggataagaaaatttaactttccggtttgcctggcggattttttgtaaaggcaaagtttctgaattggaagagagaataattacctctgcaacatccgcgtggctggcttcagcatcatcctgacaaatatcatcatcaataagacgcatgaaaaataaaccaagtgagtcaagctctacctcaaagtccggattatccacatcatcattaggggccggattagaagatgcagtggttcttttcctatgggcagtcttcttcacaactttagtcttttgccgagttgctctttccagtttgtctgttttttctggtttctcctgtgacagttttttgctccaaaacggatcattgcgctGATTACGcatacactgatattaaacaatgaccagacatatcaataacagattcagcaaagagaaaaattaaagtcttacagctggcggtttgttggtggcgcagaagggaagcaggccggttctagcgcagacgtgttcTGGTTCAttgagcatcttattcacagcctctgtgatttcttcatcggagagctggatttttgaatgtcgcagtgggtcatccacagtgtcagtatactcgcacatcaaaccggagcgctgactaaggggcagtatgctccatgatatccaacagcgagcgagatcaacccctgttaaactgttggccataaaggctctgagctttgacagttggggagcatatttgcttctctcctgggcagtcaatctctgaggaaaagggtgtgtattgctgagccgctccgacgaaagccaggcaagggattctcaccagcaggggaggtgtctttgcagtagaaccatgtctgattccactccttggggtgactgtgcatcttggcgtgagggtatgtgacctctttccttttctgaatcgccacgccacccaactccgtattagagccatcagtaaactcggtacggcggtttagatggaaaaggtctctgaacaattccactgtgggctcctcttgaaaaaacacctcacagagcacttggaagtgacacatatttgtaacagagttggggccagtgtcttgcggatggagttggaaatcggctaagacatcccggtaaaatttagaaccgggcggtttaaagccccgggctaagtgatctacgaaaacaacaacctctccttctcaaggTGTGGGAGggaattctttgccaggagccctccaatggatggtatctttgctgcctaaagcgccaatcaggactaaatcatccagttgatcctctgtgacgtgagaaggaacccaattgcactcatatactttcttggccatgatggaatctacaaggtagaagatcccggttcaaaaatgcatttgatcaaggtacgttggtataTGCATTGgtaaaccggagacagaactatctgaaccggagtttcatgaagcaaccaacatctggcggttcaacaaggggactaatggcatataccggtttggaaaattttctataaggttaaaccgcctgatctaagcattaaaaagctgagattgcggatggacaGGTACGCAGAAACATGTTTCACAAGATTTCTTtacagcattggatctgaagcaagttcagaaaaaagataaatacttagaggttcaaaggagcagtaccgaaccaatgagAAAAACattcatatagatctatggtttgagatgcataagtgaaggcgaaggtcaaacaactatcattgcacagaGTAAAGACTTGCGGATTCATCcaaagatctatcgtatgagcaagaggcagacgatgaacactaaAGAACTACGAAACCCTAggccagatctgcgggggaaaggatatAAGATTTACGggagctgaggaagatgcggaaggttgccgccgtgttctggtgcgctcaggttgatgcagcggccaaggatgaggcagaggtcgacggcggcggcggagctccgaggctggcaacgcgaggaagacgaagaaggcacgaaaggagaaaagaaatgacccttcggtcctatttataaggcgaaagaacatgagtcaggcgcgacaatcaaggggccacaaaacggagctgtcgcctcaattttcgccgatctattaaacaaagaaacataatggatagcttcgttatgacaggtgacgtcactccggcttacagcaatcagagaagatgacatcatggcggtttaccaatttataagaagatgttgaaggtgaagcttttattaaaggattgacatgaacccgttcaaatcaatctggggcctaatgttggggataatactactgggcgtaaaccggcctatctgggccgggttaacttcgtcagtagttaagtatgttaaagcccaagaagagagaggagggctcaaggcccatggtcggttcaaggcctgtagccgtaaaccggcgttagtagttaacctatattgtaagttaggaataagtagagaccaaaccggacacatctatgagccggtattgggactccgtaagccgacgggagtcacccgtgtatataaggggacgacccggcggcggctcaaGGACAACAgataacaactcgagacataggcgaagcttgtttgctccctagtcattgaaaacccaatcaattccataacaactagacgtaggcttttaccttcatcgaaggggccgaactagtataaactctcttgcattcttgtgtccgctttaaccccttcaagctaacccatcatgatggctccacgactaagtcctttctctaggacatctgtcgtgacaaaaccacgacacctaCGCAACCGTATCATCTGATGCGCTACTTCTTTTGGAATATTAGAGGTTGCGGGCACTCGGGTCGTCGCACGCAACTTAGGGAGTATATCGCGCGCGAGAGGATTGACGTTGTGGCTCTTCAAGAAACAATCAAAGGGGATTTTACGTATCGCGATCTTGCGGCCTATGATCCTCTCCGCCGCTTCATGTGGGGCTGGGTCCCTTCCGCTGGCCATTCAGGCGGTCTTCTTCTGGGTTGTAATTCTGACGTATGTGATGTTGTAACCTGGGATGTGGGTGCATTCTTCATTTCAGTCACCATTAAACATAGAGTCTCTCTCGCCTCCTGGGCGATCGTTTGTGTTTACGGGCCGGCCGATCACTCTCGCGCGGCCGATTTCCTAGGTGAAATCCAAGTCTTGGTCGGGGCCAAGCAAGCCTCTAACATCCCCATTGTCCTTGGGGGCGATTTTAACCATATCCGATCGGACGCGGACAAAAATAACCGCAACATTGACTGGCCTAGGGTTTCCCTTTTTaacaatgccattgcggcttgcgcTCTTCGGGAAATTGCTAGGACAGGGGATAGATACACGTGGAATAACAAACAACTCAACCCGGTTCGGAGCGTCCTGGACCGTGTTTTCATTATGTCTGATTGGGAGATGCTTTTTCCCATGTGCACGCTGGTTGCTGAAACACACATTGGTTCTGATCATGTCCCATTGATCCTGGCCTCTGGGGAGGATAGGATCAAGCATAGTCCACGCTTCTACTTCAAAACAGGGTGGCTCGAGGTAGAGGGGTTCATTCCTATGCTCCTTGCATGTTGGGAACAATCTAGGGCTGCGGCTGGGCGCTCCAGAGGTCCCCTGGACATTTGGGTGAATGCGGCCAGGACCCAGCGTGGTTTCCTCTGAGGGTGGGGGGCAAACCATGGTAGTGACGCTAAATGAGCTAGGGAAGCTGTTATCGAGGAAATCAAGGCACTTGACGCCCAGGCCGACTCTCGTTCCTTCTCGGAAGCAGAGTGGGCTAACCGTTACGCCCTTGAAAACCAAGTGCTTGCCATCCTCAGGGAAGAGGAGGAATATTGGCGCCGGAGGGGTGGCGTCAAGTGGATTACCAAGGGGGATGCTAACACGGGCTATTTCCATGCCTTCGCCAACGGCCGCAAGAGGAAATGTTCGATTCTGAGATTGCAATCGGACCAGGGGCTACTAGTCAGTCAAGCCGAAATCTCGCGGCACATCTACGACTTCTTCCTTAACCTGTTGGGAACAGCGGAAGAAAAGCCCCTGCGTCTCCGTGCAGACTTCTGGGGGGAAGAATCTCGTGTGTcgcaagccgagaacgatggcctggCCCTATCCTTATCCACGAGGGAGATCGATGAGGCGCTTGGCTCGATGAAGACCGATACCGCGCCAAGGCCGGATGGCTGGCCGGTGTCTTTCTTCCGGCGGTTTTGGCCGGCGCTCAAGGACATTTTCTATGATATTATCAATGGGTTTGCGCTAGGCACAGTAGACATATCGCGCCTCAACTTCGGTGTCATTAGCCTCATCCCTAAAGTCAAGGGGGCGGACTCGATCAAGCAATACCGCCCCATCACCCTTATTAACGTGCCTTTCAAATTATGCTCCAAAGCTTACACTACGAGACTTGCCCCGGTTGCACAACGTGTGATCGACCATAGCCAGTCGGGTTTCCTCAAAGGCCGTAACATCCTAGAAGGTCTGGTAGTTTTGCAAGAGATCGTTCACGAGCTTAAGCGCACGCGTCAGCCGGCTGTGCTCTTCAAGCTCAATTTCGAGGAAGCCTACGACCGAGTGAACTGGGAGTTCATTCGCGAGGTGCTGACTCGGAAGGGATTCGAGTCGGGTTTCATTCATCGCATTATGCAACTTGTCTCGGGGGGACAGACTGCGATTGCAATCAACAGAGAAGTGGGGAACTTCTTTCGCAACAAACGAGGTCTCAGACAAGGAGATCCCTCCTCGCCATTGATTTTCAACTTTGTTGCCGATGCTCTCTCGGCCATGGTGAACAAGGCCAAGAACGCAGGCCATATTCGAGGTTTGGAGCCTCACCTTTGCCCTGGAGGGATCACCCACTTACAATATGCGGACGACACTCTGCTGCTCTTCGAGCCCGATGATCATAGCATAGCCTCGATTAAGCTCATCCTCCTCGCTTTCGAGATCATCTCCGGCTTGAAGATTAATTTTCTGAAGAGCGAGGTGATGGCCACTGGCATGGACAATCCCAGCGCCTCCCGCATTGCTAACCTACTTAACTGCAAACTAGGGAGTTTCCCAATTAAGTATCTAGGCCTTCCCATTTCGGACAAACACATTTCGACTCTCGAATGGGAACCACTATACGGCAAGGTGGCGAACCGGGCCAGCCCCTGGCGGGGCAGATTCCTTTTGTCCGCGGCTAGGCTGATCCTGACGAACTCTAGTCTGTCCTCCCTGCCCTTGTTTACCATGGGCAtgttcctgctggctgatggagttCACGCCAAGGTTGACACCCCTAGATCTAAGTTCTTTTGGGAAGGGACTGGGACAAAAAAGAAATACCACCTGATCAAGTGGGCGGCGCTTTGCCGCCCCAAGAAATTCGGTGGCCTTGGGATCCTCAACTCCATACTCATGAATGTAGCTCTCCTTGTCAAGTGGatatggaaactctcccagaacgaACAAGGGCTTTGGGCTGATATTCTTCGAGCCAAATACTTCCCCGATGGGAACTTTCTCACCTCCAAGGCGAAGGGATCGCCTTTCTGGAATGGGATTCAGGCGGTTAAGCCGGCCTTCACGCTTGGGGCCAAGTTCTGCGTTAAGAATGGGAACTCCACGAGATTCTGGCTCGACCATTGGCTTGGGGCGGAACCTTTATGGCGAAGCCACTTTGACATCTACCAACTAGCTATGGATGTTGAAATCCTGGTGGCCGACGCGCTTAGAACTAACCCTCCTGCCATAGCTTTCAAAAGACCACTCCTCGCCCATGAACGGTCAAGTTGGGATGGGCTCCTAACTGCCTTGCAGGGTGTCTCTCTCTGCCCTGAGGCTGACACGGTCTCCTGGTCCCTCTCAAGATCCGGCAAGTTCACGGTCCAATCGCTTTACAACAAGCTGACTGAGGGACCGACCCTTGACATAGCTAGGGGGCTATGGAAAGCGTCTATTCCTCTAAAGATCAAAGTGTTTCTTTGGCAATTATTCCGTGACCGCCTACCTTCGTCTAACAACATTGCCATTAGACACGGCCCTTCGGATGGGTCTTGTGCGCTATGTGGAGCGCATGAAGATGCGAATCACATCTTCTTTCAATGTCACCTAGCACGGTTTGCTTGGAGTGCCGTCCGTGAGGCTTTTGCGCAAAACTGGAATCCCCAAACGGCTTCGGACCTACGTGGGATACTTCTCGCTCATAGAGGTAGCTTCGGGCGCGTGCTGTGGCGATGCGTAGGGGCGCTATGCTGGTCGCTGTGGACCACCCGTAATAAGATGACTATCGAACACAAGGTCCCTGCTCACCATGCTGATATTATTTTCAAATGCCACTTGTTTCTTCGGACATGGACACCGTTGGGGAAACGGCGTGATGCAGACCGGATGATGGAGGCCATGGAGCGGATTCGCATGATTCAGATTGAAGCCCGACACTAATCCCCGCTCGTGGCGCTTTTTGGACTGGCTACCTCGTTCCTTTAGTTGCTATCTTTTCTATCAGGCTGAGGCCGGTTGCATGTTCCGTACTATGGGCTTCGATCCCTTTTAATTTCTGTTGAACTCTCTGTTTTTTTTCCCTGTTGGATGCTGCCTGTGGTgggttttattaatttaaagccggacgcatcGTGCATCTCCgttctaaaaaaacaaaaaaacttagTAGACACTTGCAGGCGAGAAGAAGTTGCTGTGCCCTCCAGCGTGAAGATTGGCCGCGGCATTGCACCTCTTCTCCTTCTCGAGCGCCTCTTCGGCCTTCCACGCTGCTTCAAATGGATCATGGAAGAtgatcggcggcggcggcttgtAAGTCCCCACGTCTTGGGCAATGGATGACTTGTCGTTCGTCGACTCTTCTGCTTCTTCATCGAGGAAGGTCCTAAGGAACTCCAGCTCGTCAGCTTCGAGCGGGACAATTTCTTCTGCAGCATCAGCGAAAAGCCCCTCTGGTTCCAAGTAGAAGTTCTGTTCGATGCTGTTAGTAGCTCCGACCGGGAGATTTTCCTCCGCTTGTGACCCGAGAAGCTCATCGATTGTGCAACAGAACCGGGCCATGTCGTCGTCAGCTTCAGGTACGGATTCATCCGGCAAGAAAACCGGTGCTGCAGCGGTGAACGACGATGTGGCAGGTGCCGGGACCGGGACGGCACCGCGCATCCTCTTCTGAGGGCGCGCCTGATGAGGCTCGGCGGCGGCAGCGGTCGCTGGCCTCTTCTGCGCGTGCGTGCTCTGGGTCACGGCCTCCGGTTGCGGTTGTTGAAGCTTGTACGCCTCCGATTCCTGTCGGGCCGCGTCAGGGGCATGCTGAGCCAAGTGCATCTTGCAGAAGACCTTCACCCCGTCGCTGACGGTGGCCTCCGGCAGCAGGCACCGGTACTCCTCCATGACCCAGCCGgtggacttgcccttcttcttgaaggaCAGGTTCTTGACCTCGCCGACCTTGACTCCCGCGTGGCAAATCTCTTTGGTCTTCTGGATGGTCCATGTGCTGGCGCCGCGCACGCTCTGGAGCTTGCTCCCATTCTTGCTCTTGCACGTGGTGAAGAAGAACCGGTCGCCGCTGCTGATGGCCTGCGGCACGGGCGCGTATCGGGCGGCCAAATCCTTGGGCTCGCAGCCGGAGATGTTGACGCGGTGGATGAGCTTGTCGACGCCGTGCAGCGTCTCGCCGGAGAGGAGGCGTGGCAGGTAGTAGGTGACGACCTCCACTTCCGTGGGGCTCAGCCGGTAGTGGTGGAAGACGTCGTCGACGTCGAGCCCCTCCATCCCGGCGGGCGGCAGCCCGATCTGTTGCTAGGGTTCTACGCTGGCTAGGAAAGGGCGGGCGACTGGGATTTGGGCGAGGTCGGAAGGTGTTGTGGGACGCGAAGGAGTTGTGTGCTGATATTTAAAGACGCTGCACTACG
This portion of the Triticum dicoccoides isolate Atlit2015 ecotype Zavitan chromosome 7A, WEW_v2.0, whole genome shotgun sequence genome encodes:
- the LOC119333366 gene encoding NAC domain-containing protein 91-like, whose product is MEGLDVDDVFHHYRLSPTEVEVVTYYLPRLLSGETLHGVDKLIHRVNISGCEPKDLAARYAPVPQAISSGDRFFFTTCKSKNGSKLQSVRGASTWTIQKTKEICHAGVKVGEVKNLSFKKKGKSTGWVMEEYRCLLPEATVSDGVKVFCKMHLAQHAPDAARQESEAYKLQQPQPEAVTQSTHAQKRPATAAAAEPHQARPQKRMRGAVPVPAPATSSFTAAAPVFLPDESVPEADDDMARFCCTIDELLGSQAEENLPVGATNSIEQNFYLEPEGLFADAAEEIVPLEADELEFLRTFLDEEAEESTNDKSSIAQDVGTYKPPPPIIFHDPFEAAWKAEEALEKEKRCNAAANLHAGGHSNFFSPASVY